The proteins below come from a single Prochlorococcus marinus str. MIT 9215 genomic window:
- a CDS encoding AAA family ATPase — translation MNSWCRNLELLIKSRTSLIWIRTKEEERLEKLINSSCERVNIKRFICWDCVNGIKGLLNEEGKFSNNPLGVLNWLKEQSSEVSTILLVKDFHKFYDDPSINRTIKELSLTLKKTSHNLIISSHLFPSSEELDELMTILSLPLPNQKELKNLINKIAINTNSNLEEEDLNELSIASSGLTELKVKQVTAKALAQRGKISKEDIKDILEEKKQVIARSEILEFFEAKSSQDDIGGLSVLKVWLKQRYRAFSKEARDYGLPIPKGVLLVGAQGTGKSLTAKSISKSWSMPLLRLDVGRLFSSLVGSSEARTRETISRAEAMSPCILWIDEIDKGFGGDARSDGGTSQRVLASLLTWMAEKESAVFVIATANAIDKLPAELLRKGRFDEIFFLDLPNSEERLSILDLHLKKRRPSYSFPLSTIIDRTDGFSGAELEQAVIEGMHISFSENRELMEKDLIKAVSELVPLSRTAKEQIDLLKEWSSTGRARYAS, via the coding sequence ATGAATTCTTGGTGTAGAAATTTAGAATTACTCATTAAATCAAGAACTTCTTTAATTTGGATCAGGACTAAAGAAGAGGAAAGATTAGAAAAATTGATTAATTCATCTTGTGAAAGGGTAAATATAAAAAGATTCATTTGCTGGGATTGTGTTAACGGTATAAAAGGATTATTAAATGAAGAAGGTAAATTCTCAAATAATCCGTTAGGAGTGCTGAATTGGCTTAAAGAACAAAGTTCTGAAGTTTCTACAATTTTATTAGTAAAAGATTTTCATAAATTTTATGATGATCCATCTATCAATAGAACTATTAAAGAACTATCTTTAACACTTAAGAAAACTAGTCATAATTTAATTATTAGTTCTCATTTATTTCCATCATCAGAAGAGCTTGATGAATTAATGACAATTTTAAGTTTACCTTTACCTAATCAAAAAGAATTGAAAAATCTTATAAACAAAATTGCTATTAATACTAATTCAAATCTTGAGGAAGAAGACTTAAACGAACTTTCTATAGCTTCAAGTGGACTAACCGAATTAAAAGTAAAACAAGTCACTGCAAAGGCCCTTGCTCAAAGAGGGAAAATAAGTAAAGAAGATATTAAAGATATTCTTGAAGAAAAAAAACAAGTGATCGCCAGAAGTGAAATATTAGAATTTTTCGAAGCCAAATCAAGTCAAGATGATATTGGTGGTTTAAGTGTTTTAAAAGTTTGGCTTAAGCAAAGATACAGGGCCTTTTCTAAAGAAGCCAGAGATTATGGATTACCTATCCCCAAGGGAGTCTTACTCGTTGGTGCCCAAGGAACAGGGAAATCACTTACAGCTAAATCAATTTCTAAGAGTTGGTCTATGCCACTACTCAGGTTAGATGTTGGAAGACTATTTTCTAGTCTTGTAGGTTCAAGTGAAGCTAGGACAAGAGAGACGATATCAAGAGCTGAAGCAATGTCGCCTTGTATCCTTTGGATTGATGAAATTGATAAGGGTTTTGGTGGAGATGCCAGAAGTGATGGAGGTACAAGTCAAAGGGTTTTGGCAAGTTTGCTTACTTGGATGGCTGAAAAAGAGTCCGCTGTATTTGTAATTGCAACTGCGAATGCTATAGATAAGCTTCCTGCTGAATTATTGAGGAAAGGTAGATTCGATGAGATATTTTTTCTTGATTTACCAAATTCAGAAGAAAGATTAAGCATTCTAGATTTGCACTTAAAAAAACGAAGACCAAGTTATAGTTTCCCTCTCTCTACCATTATTGATAGAACAGATGGATTCTCAGGAGCAGAACTTGAACAAGCAGTAATAGAGGGGATGCACATTTCATTCTCTGAGAATAGAGAGCTTATGGAAAAAGATTTAATAAAGGCAGTATCTGAATTAGTTCCCTTATCCAGAACCGCTAAAGAGCAAATTGATTTACTAAAAGAATGGTCCTCTACAGGACGTGCTCGTTATGCATCGTAA
- the serS gene encoding serine--tRNA ligase, with product MLDQKLIRENPTSVEENLSLRGKVYNISHIHELTVKKKDIDIKISSLQSESKKLSKLIGQEISKSKNNDSPELISLKKKGNEYRIKISELEEKQRILDKEVDDEIYNLPNFPSKNAPIGKDENDNIQVKTWGNPLKDENLKSHWEIGESLNIFDSVKSTKISKSRFVTLIGNGARLERALINFMLDMHTKNGYLELMPPALVNSESLKGSGQLPKFSNESFKCSNDDLWLSPTAEVPLTAFHRNELIDPKQLPIKYVAYSPCFRREAGSYGKDTKGLIRLHQFNKVELYWFCDPTKSLEAHKKITSDAENIFKKLNLPYRIVDICTGDLGFSSSRTFDLEVWLPSSKCYREISSCSNCLDFQARRSSIRSKIDKKNIYLHTLNGSGLAIGRTMAAILENGQQTDGSVKIPDALVPYFGSNFLKNA from the coding sequence GTGTTAGACCAAAAATTAATAAGAGAAAATCCAACATCTGTTGAAGAGAATTTATCCTTGAGAGGAAAAGTTTATAACATATCCCACATACACGAATTAACTGTTAAAAAAAAAGATATCGACATAAAAATATCAAGTCTTCAATCTGAGAGCAAAAAGTTAAGCAAATTAATTGGTCAAGAAATTAGCAAATCTAAAAATAATGATTCTCCAGAACTTATTTCTTTAAAAAAGAAGGGAAACGAATACAGAATCAAAATTTCTGAACTTGAAGAGAAACAAAGAATATTAGATAAAGAAGTTGATGATGAGATTTATAATTTACCAAATTTCCCTAGCAAAAATGCACCTATTGGAAAAGATGAAAATGATAATATCCAAGTAAAAACTTGGGGTAATCCTTTGAAAGACGAGAATCTTAAATCTCACTGGGAAATAGGTGAAAGTCTTAATATTTTTGACTCTGTAAAATCAACAAAAATATCAAAAAGTCGTTTTGTTACTCTTATTGGTAATGGTGCAAGATTAGAGAGGGCATTGATTAATTTTATGCTCGATATGCATACTAAAAATGGTTATTTGGAGTTAATGCCTCCAGCTTTAGTAAATTCAGAGAGCCTTAAGGGATCTGGACAATTACCTAAATTTTCAAATGAAAGTTTTAAATGTTCTAATGACGATTTATGGCTTTCTCCAACAGCTGAAGTTCCACTAACTGCTTTTCATAGAAATGAGCTAATTGATCCAAAGCAGTTACCTATTAAGTATGTTGCATATAGTCCATGTTTTAGGAGAGAAGCTGGAAGTTATGGAAAAGATACTAAAGGTTTAATAAGACTTCACCAATTCAATAAGGTTGAGCTCTATTGGTTTTGTGATCCAACAAAATCTTTAGAAGCTCATAAAAAGATCACATCCGATGCAGAAAACATTTTTAAAAAGCTCAACTTACCGTACAGAATAGTAGATATTTGCACTGGAGACTTAGGCTTTTCCTCTAGTAGAACTTTTGATCTTGAAGTCTGGCTTCCCAGTAGTAAATGTTATAGAGAAATTTCAAGTTGTAGTAACTGCCTAGATTTTCAAGCACGCAGATCATCAATAAGATCAAAAATTGATAAAAAAAATATATATTTACATACCTTAAATGGCAGTGGTCTTGCTATTGGAAGGACAATGGCCGCGATACTTGAGAATGGCCAACAAACAGATGGGAGCGTAAAGATTCCAGATGCTCTTGTTCCATATTTCGGATCAAATTTTTTAAAAAATGCTTAA
- the rseP gene encoding RIP metalloprotease RseP, whose product MNVLTSITVLGFLIFFHEMGHFLAAILQGIYVDGFSIGFGPSIIQKKFKNITYSFRVFPLGGFVSFPDEEVNNIDPKDPNLLKNRPIVQRVIVISAGVFANLILAYTILILNVTTVGIPLDPEPGILVLATQPEKAASLAGLEPGDKILGIETSTLGVGDQAVSALVKEIQNSADEPISIKIERDGIFKVLTLIPKNIDGKGTIGAQLQPNIRKETIKTKNVFELFKYTNNEFSSLLVKTIQGYKGLITNFSSTAQQLSGPVKIVEIGAQLSQQGGAGILLFAALISINLAVLNSLPLPLLDGGQLVFTLIEGFRGKPVPVKLQMVVTQSSFFLLVGLSVLLIIRDTSQLLIVQKLLNQ is encoded by the coding sequence ATGAATGTTTTAACTTCAATAACAGTACTTGGATTTCTCATATTTTTTCATGAAATGGGGCATTTCCTCGCAGCAATTTTACAAGGTATTTATGTTGATGGATTTTCAATTGGCTTTGGACCCTCAATAATTCAAAAAAAATTTAAAAATATTACTTATTCATTCAGAGTCTTTCCTCTAGGAGGGTTTGTATCCTTCCCTGATGAAGAAGTAAATAATATTGACCCTAAAGATCCAAATCTTTTAAAGAATAGGCCAATAGTACAAAGAGTTATTGTTATCTCTGCTGGTGTATTCGCCAACTTAATCCTTGCTTACACAATCTTAATTTTAAATGTAACTACTGTTGGGATTCCATTAGATCCAGAACCAGGTATTTTAGTTTTGGCAACTCAACCTGAGAAGGCTGCCTCTCTTGCTGGCTTAGAGCCTGGTGATAAAATATTAGGAATTGAAACTAGTACTTTAGGTGTTGGTGATCAAGCTGTTTCAGCTTTAGTAAAAGAGATTCAAAATTCAGCAGATGAACCAATTTCGATAAAAATTGAAAGAGATGGGATTTTCAAAGTTTTAACTTTGATACCAAAAAATATTGATGGAAAAGGAACAATAGGTGCTCAATTACAACCTAATATAAGAAAAGAAACTATAAAGACAAAAAACGTTTTCGAACTTTTTAAATATACCAACAATGAGTTTTCATCACTTTTAGTGAAAACAATCCAAGGCTATAAAGGTCTAATAACAAATTTCTCCTCAACAGCTCAACAATTAAGTGGTCCAGTCAAAATCGTTGAGATTGGAGCTCAACTATCACAACAAGGAGGTGCAGGGATATTATTATTTGCAGCTTTAATTTCTATTAATTTAGCAGTACTTAATTCATTACCTTTACCATTGTTAGACGGAGGACAACTTGTTTTCACTTTAATTGAAGGATTTAGGGGAAAGCCTGTTCCAGTAAAGTTACAAATGGTTGTTACTCAGTCTAGTTTTTTTCTGTTAGTTGGACTAAGCGTGCTGCTTATTATCAGAGATACTAGTCAACTATTAATAGTACAAAAATTATTAAACCAATAA
- the rpsN gene encoding 30S ribosomal protein S14: MAKKSMIAREVKRKKLVKKYAAKRKSLLDEFNAAKDPMERLEIHRKIQGLPRNSAPNRVRNRCWATGKPRGVYRDFGLCRNQLRQRAHNGELPGVVKSSW; the protein is encoded by the coding sequence ATGGCTAAAAAGTCCATGATTGCAAGAGAAGTTAAACGCAAAAAACTTGTGAAGAAATATGCCGCAAAAAGGAAATCATTATTAGATGAATTTAATGCAGCAAAAGATCCTATGGAAAGGTTAGAAATTCATAGAAAGATCCAAGGTCTACCTAGAAACTCTGCGCCAAATAGAGTAAGAAACAGATGTTGGGCAACTGGTAAGCCGAGAGGAGTTTATAGAGATTTTGGTCTTTGCAGAAACCAGTTAAGGCAAAGAGCTCATAACGGTGAACTTCCTGGAGTAGTTAAATCAAGTTGGTAG
- a CDS encoding polyribonucleotide nucleotidyltransferase: MEGQNKSITFDGREIRLTTGLYAPQASGSVMIECGDTSLLVTATKTTKKEASDFLPLICDYEEKLYAAGRIPGGFMRREGRPPERATLISRLIDRPMRPLFPTWMRDEIQIVASCLSLDERVPADVLAVTGASIATLLGEIPFYGPMAAVRVGLIGDDFILNPSYREIEKGDLDIVVAGSPDGIVMIEAGANQLSEQDTIEAIDFGYEAVTELIKSQEDLLKDLGIKQIKPSDPEEDKTLPSYLEKNCSKAIDLVLKKFDQSKEERDLELEKIKTETQSKIDSLKDDNEVRVLTSENEKLIHSDFKKLTKKLMRSQIINDGKRVDGRELDEVRKITASAGILPKRVHGSALFQRGLTQVLSTTTLGTPSDAQEMDDLNPSTEKTYLHHYNFPPYSVGETRPMRTPGRREIGHGALAERAIIPVLPGKETFPYVLRVVSEVLSSNGSTSMGSVCGSTLSLLDAGVPLKAPVGGTAMGLIKEGKDVRILTDIQGIEDFLGDMDFKVAGTNKGITALQMDMKITGLPVSIISDAIKKARPARLHILEKMQEAIDKPQESLSPHAPRLLSFRIDPELIGTVIGPGGRTIKGITERTNTKIDIEDGGIVTIASHDGAAAEEAQKIIEGLTRKVHEGEIFSGVVTRIIPIGAFVEILPGKEGMVHISQLSEARVERVEDVVRQGDEVTVRVREIDSRGRINLTLRGVGQNNGMSYPEPTPTPVAPLN, translated from the coding sequence TTGGAAGGACAAAATAAGTCGATCACGTTTGACGGACGAGAGATACGACTAACTACAGGACTATATGCTCCTCAAGCAAGTGGATCAGTAATGATTGAGTGTGGTGACACCTCACTATTAGTTACAGCGACAAAAACTACCAAAAAAGAAGCATCAGACTTTCTACCCCTGATATGTGACTATGAAGAAAAACTTTATGCAGCAGGTAGGATTCCAGGTGGTTTTATGAGAAGGGAGGGTCGCCCACCAGAAAGAGCGACTTTAATTTCAAGATTAATTGATAGGCCAATGAGGCCACTTTTTCCCACATGGATGAGAGATGAGATTCAAATAGTCGCATCATGTCTTTCTCTAGATGAAAGAGTTCCAGCAGATGTTTTAGCTGTTACTGGGGCTTCAATAGCAACTTTACTTGGAGAAATTCCATTCTATGGGCCAATGGCTGCTGTTAGAGTTGGGCTTATAGGTGATGATTTCATCTTAAACCCTAGCTATAGAGAGATTGAGAAAGGAGATTTAGACATTGTTGTTGCAGGATCACCTGACGGCATAGTTATGATTGAAGCAGGTGCGAATCAATTATCAGAACAAGATACAATCGAAGCTATAGATTTTGGATATGAAGCTGTTACTGAACTTATTAAATCTCAAGAAGATTTACTAAAAGATTTAGGAATAAAACAAATCAAGCCATCGGATCCTGAAGAGGATAAAACTTTACCTTCTTATTTAGAAAAAAATTGTAGTAAAGCCATTGATTTGGTTCTTAAGAAATTTGATCAATCAAAAGAAGAGAGAGATCTTGAACTCGAAAAAATTAAAACTGAAACTCAAAGCAAAATTGATTCTCTTAAAGATGATAATGAAGTAAGAGTTTTAACCTCAGAAAATGAAAAATTAATTCATTCTGACTTTAAAAAACTAACAAAAAAATTAATGAGGTCTCAAATCATTAATGATGGCAAAAGAGTTGATGGAAGAGAGCTTGATGAAGTTAGAAAGATAACAGCCTCTGCTGGCATTCTTCCAAAAAGAGTTCATGGCTCTGCACTTTTTCAAAGAGGTCTAACTCAAGTTTTATCTACTACGACACTAGGTACACCAAGCGATGCTCAAGAGATGGATGACTTAAATCCAAGTACTGAAAAAACATATTTGCATCACTACAATTTTCCTCCTTATTCGGTTGGCGAAACAAGACCTATGAGAACCCCTGGCAGGAGAGAAATTGGTCATGGAGCACTCGCCGAAAGGGCAATAATTCCAGTCCTACCTGGCAAAGAGACATTCCCGTACGTTTTAAGAGTTGTGAGTGAAGTTTTAAGCTCTAATGGTTCCACTTCAATGGGGTCTGTTTGTGGAAGCACACTCTCATTATTAGATGCAGGGGTTCCCTTAAAAGCTCCTGTAGGTGGTACTGCTATGGGTTTAATCAAAGAAGGGAAAGATGTTCGAATCCTTACTGATATACAGGGTATCGAGGATTTTCTTGGAGATATGGACTTTAAAGTTGCTGGTACTAATAAGGGTATAACAGCGTTGCAAATGGATATGAAAATCACAGGTTTGCCTGTCTCTATTATCTCGGATGCAATCAAAAAAGCCCGCCCTGCAAGATTACATATTCTAGAAAAGATGCAAGAGGCAATAGATAAGCCTCAAGAATCTCTTTCTCCTCATGCTCCTCGGCTTTTAAGCTTTAGAATTGACCCTGAGCTTATAGGAACAGTTATTGGTCCTGGAGGAAGAACTATCAAAGGAATTACTGAAAGAACCAATACAAAAATAGATATAGAAGATGGAGGTATTGTTACAATCGCTTCTCATGACGGGGCTGCAGCAGAAGAGGCCCAGAAGATAATTGAAGGATTAACACGAAAGGTTCATGAGGGTGAGATCTTCTCTGGTGTCGTAACAAGAATAATTCCTATAGGTGCTTTCGTAGAAATATTACCTGGCAAAGAAGGAATGGTTCATATTTCTCAATTATCTGAAGCTAGGGTTGAGAGAGTAGAAGATGTAGTTAGACAAGGAGATGAGGTGACCGTAAGAGTAAGAGAAATTGACAGTAGAGGAAGGATTAATCTTACCTTAAGAGGTGTAGGACAAAACAATGGAATGTCTTATCCAGAACCAACCCCTACTCCAGTTGCTCCGCTTAATTAA
- a CDS encoding 3'(2'),5'-bisphosphate nucleotidase CysQ, translated as MIKLPSGVDINNLIDDIRIFSWQAADILLYYSKLLEDSDGKRNILKNNNVNDPVTVADLKVNELIIKRINEKYKNINWDILSEENVKISSKGFDSKTDWIWVLDPLDGTKDFIQGTGNYAMHLALNFKQKTYIGFVLIPNKNQLWITDGKKTWCEKRDGTRYKPNLLKKNNLQEMTLVTSKNHGNEILKNLIQKINFRKVEIMGSIGCKIASIIRGDSDIYICLSLPGKSSPKDWDFAAPESILKAAGGAVTNLDNQELTYGQTSFQQSGVIVATSNKDTHGSICLQIKKIIEDNAIYPL; from the coding sequence ATGATTAAATTACCCTCTGGTGTAGATATTAATAATCTTATCGATGATATAAGAATTTTCAGCTGGCAAGCAGCAGATATTTTGCTTTATTACTCTAAATTGTTAGAAGATTCAGACGGTAAAAGAAATATACTCAAAAATAATAATGTAAATGATCCGGTTACTGTGGCTGATTTAAAAGTTAATGAATTGATTATTAAAAGAATAAATGAAAAATATAAAAATATTAATTGGGATATTTTGAGTGAAGAAAATGTAAAAATTTCTTCAAAAGGTTTTGATAGTAAAACTGATTGGATATGGGTTCTTGATCCTCTTGATGGAACGAAAGATTTCATCCAAGGAACAGGTAATTATGCAATGCATTTGGCATTGAACTTTAAACAAAAAACATATATTGGGTTTGTTTTGATTCCAAATAAAAATCAATTGTGGATAACAGATGGAAAAAAAACATGGTGTGAAAAAAGAGATGGCACAAGATATAAACCAAATCTCTTAAAAAAAAATAATCTTCAAGAAATGACTTTAGTTACAAGTAAAAATCATGGAAATGAGATTTTGAAAAATTTAATTCAAAAAATTAATTTTCGCAAAGTCGAAATCATGGGAAGCATTGGTTGCAAAATTGCATCTATAATTAGAGGAGACAGTGATATTTATATTTGTTTAAGTTTACCGGGGAAAAGCTCACCAAAAGATTGGGATTTTGCTGCACCAGAATCTATTCTAAAAGCAGCTGGAGGAGCAGTTACAAATTTAGATAATCAAGAATTAACTTATGGGCAAACTAGTTTCCAACAAAGTGGAGTTATAGTTGCGACTAGTAATAAGGATACACATGGGAGCATTTGTCTCCAAATAAAGAAAATTATTGAGGATAATGCAATATATCCTCTTTAG
- the rsmI gene encoding 16S rRNA (cytidine(1402)-2'-O)-methyltransferase: MNNNFSLSHRKEEPEKGILYIVGTPIGNLNDISQRALNILSNVTLVACEDTRQTKKIMSKFNISNKLISFNKHNSSIKITKMVKDLKEGKSMAIVSDAGMPGICDPGEDIVKGAKIEGINIICIPGACAAITALVSSGIPSSSFVFEGFLPKKQIDREKILLEISKNEKTTIIYESPKRLKKLLNELKEFCGGDREIMVARELTKKFEEHVGNNINDVVEFFREKDIIGEITIVLKGIKKRDLNLDKFIMKKDLQDLINAGLSLSAASKYLAKKNGLKKSEIYNLI; encoded by the coding sequence ATGAATAATAATTTTTCATTATCCCACAGAAAAGAAGAACCCGAAAAAGGTATTTTATATATTGTAGGCACTCCAATTGGTAATTTAAATGATATCTCCCAAAGAGCATTAAATATTCTTAGTAATGTTACTTTAGTTGCTTGTGAGGATACAAGACAAACAAAAAAGATAATGAGCAAATTTAATATTTCAAATAAACTTATAAGTTTTAATAAACATAATTCTTCAATAAAAATTACGAAAATGGTAAAAGATCTTAAAGAAGGGAAATCTATGGCAATTGTTAGTGATGCTGGCATGCCAGGAATTTGCGATCCTGGTGAAGATATTGTAAAGGGAGCAAAAATCGAAGGAATTAATATTATCTGCATCCCTGGAGCATGTGCTGCAATAACAGCACTTGTTTCAAGTGGTATACCCTCCTCTAGTTTTGTATTTGAAGGTTTTCTTCCTAAAAAGCAAATTGATAGAGAAAAAATTCTTTTAGAGATTAGTAAAAATGAAAAAACAACAATAATTTACGAATCACCTAAGAGACTCAAAAAATTATTAAATGAATTAAAGGAATTCTGTGGTGGGGATCGTGAAATAATGGTAGCTAGAGAATTAACAAAGAAATTTGAAGAACATGTTGGCAATAATATTAATGATGTTGTTGAGTTCTTCAGAGAAAAGGATATTATCGGTGAAATAACAATCGTTCTAAAAGGCATTAAAAAAAGGGATTTAAACCTTGATAAATTTATTATGAAAAAAGATCTCCAAGATTTAATAAATGCAGGCTTAAGTTTGTCTGCAGCATCAAAATACTTAGCGAAAAAAAATGGACTAAAGAAAAGCGAAATTTATAATTTGATTTAA
- a CDS encoding O-antigen ligase family protein, translated as MSIITISKDLFAKNLKNKNQNPHYVGLKIFHCGILFLAAAPSISLVLLFSSSIIGGFNRPHNYFKDKFNYPFIAVAILMILNCLIINFFKKDIDSFEITKIWIGLSNWIPFFWCFWGFQPFLESQQLRIKSAKLFIIGSLPVLISGFSQYFLKIYGPFSFFNNLIIWYQRPLDSNHMVTGLFNNQNYAGAWLCIVFPLCLVFLGKKNDNKFQKILFFLLCFSFFFMIILTTSRAAIFAIFISLFLSGHVIKNKFLALISLLSIPLILNLIKVYSLNFQSKFFNFIPFERLIKKASLTNFSNIQLDPRIEIWQKSLEIIKSNLLTGYGAGSFELLYKQTNGALEIFHSHNIFFELAISHGLPSSLIIFFTMIYIVIFSWKINFDQLGKKSEGDIVFKNFDKAWIISFIIFFLIHIVDITYFDGRISTISWILLSGMVCIIKSKKGLKKPYQV; from the coding sequence ATGAGCATTATTACAATCTCAAAAGATTTATTTGCAAAAAACCTAAAAAATAAGAATCAAAATCCTCATTATGTTGGACTAAAAATTTTTCATTGTGGAATTTTATTTTTAGCCGCAGCACCCTCAATCTCACTTGTTCTCTTATTTTCTTCATCCATTATTGGTGGCTTTAATAGGCCTCATAATTATTTTAAAGATAAATTTAACTATCCTTTTATTGCAGTGGCAATTTTGATGATTTTGAATTGCTTGATAATAAATTTTTTTAAAAAAGATATAGATTCATTTGAAATCACAAAAATATGGATTGGCCTCTCAAATTGGATACCATTCTTTTGGTGTTTTTGGGGATTTCAACCTTTTTTAGAAAGCCAACAGCTGAGGATTAAATCTGCAAAACTTTTCATTATTGGTTCCTTACCAGTTCTTATTAGTGGATTCAGTCAATATTTCCTAAAAATTTATGGTCCATTTAGTTTTTTTAATAATTTAATAATTTGGTATCAACGTCCATTAGATAGTAATCATATGGTTACAGGACTATTTAACAACCAAAATTATGCTGGTGCTTGGTTATGCATTGTTTTCCCTTTATGTTTAGTATTTTTAGGAAAAAAGAACGATAATAAATTCCAAAAAATACTTTTTTTTCTGCTTTGCTTTAGTTTTTTCTTCATGATCATACTCACTACTTCAAGGGCTGCAATATTCGCAATTTTTATAAGTTTATTCTTAAGCGGTCATGTAATCAAAAATAAATTTTTAGCGTTGATTTCGTTATTATCAATCCCGCTAATCTTAAATTTAATAAAAGTTTATTCATTAAATTTTCAATCTAAATTTTTTAATTTTATTCCATTTGAGAGATTAATTAAAAAAGCTTCCTTGACAAACTTTTCAAATATCCAATTAGATCCAAGGATTGAAATTTGGCAAAAATCTCTAGAAATAATAAAGTCAAACCTTCTTACAGGCTATGGAGCTGGTTCTTTCGAATTATTATATAAACAAACAAATGGGGCTTTAGAAATTTTCCATAGCCATAACATTTTTTTTGAATTAGCCATAAGCCATGGTTTACCATCATCATTAATAATTTTTTTTACGATGATATACATAGTGATTTTTTCATGGAAGATTAATTTTGATCAATTAGGAAAAAAATCAGAAGGAGATATTGTATTTAAAAACTTTGATAAGGCATGGATTATATCCTTCATAATATTTTTCTTAATACATATTGTTGACATAACATATTTTGATGGAAGGATAAGTACAATTTCATGGATACTATTATCCGGAATGGTCTGTATTATTAAAAGTAAGAAAGGATTAAAAAAACCTTATCAAGTCTAA
- a CDS encoding nucleotide sugar dehydrogenase, with product MYLIKKICCIGAGYVGGPTMAVFAKNCPDIEIEVVDINQIRINAWNSDDLTKLPVFEPGLPQIIKKVRGRNLNFSTNVSNSIREADMVFISVNTPIKEKGVGAGETSDLRWVESCARQISEIAEGHTIVVEKSTLPVKTAQTIKDILFSSNYQTSEKSFSVLSNPEFLSEGTAIRDLEEPDRVLIGGDDDEAIKALNDIYLNWIPQEKLIFTNLWSSELSKLTANAFLAQRISSINSISAICEVTGADIKDVSFAIGKDNRIGSKFLKSGPGFGGSCFKKDILNLVYLAKFYGLNEVAGYWRKVIEINSWQQKRIYEIVVEKLFGNLVDKKIAILGFSFKENTNDTRESPAISICRNLINEGAFLSINDEKVTEEDIEKSLKKDNFVYGFNKNEPCWEFQSNLYSAFENAHAVIILTSWDKYKAIDWERVSLSVKSPFWVFDTRSILDIKNIQDLGFNFWQLGFGNNN from the coding sequence TTGTATCTCATAAAAAAAATTTGTTGTATCGGTGCCGGATATGTAGGAGGACCAACTATGGCAGTATTCGCTAAAAACTGTCCAGATATAGAAATTGAGGTCGTTGATATTAATCAGATAAGAATTAATGCTTGGAATAGCGATGATTTAACAAAACTTCCTGTTTTTGAACCTGGATTACCTCAAATTATTAAAAAGGTGAGAGGTCGAAATCTAAATTTTTCCACTAACGTAAGCAATTCTATTAGAGAAGCAGATATGGTTTTTATATCTGTTAATACCCCAATTAAAGAAAAAGGAGTTGGTGCTGGAGAGACTAGTGATCTAAGATGGGTGGAATCTTGTGCTAGGCAAATAAGTGAGATCGCTGAAGGGCATACAATAGTTGTTGAAAAAAGTACATTACCCGTAAAAACAGCTCAAACCATAAAAGATATTCTTTTTTCATCAAACTATCAAACTAGTGAGAAAAGTTTCTCGGTTTTATCAAACCCAGAATTTTTATCTGAAGGAACTGCTATAAGAGATTTAGAAGAACCTGATAGGGTCTTAATAGGTGGGGATGATGATGAAGCGATAAAGGCATTAAATGATATTTATCTGAATTGGATTCCACAGGAGAAATTAATTTTCACTAATTTGTGGAGCAGCGAACTTTCTAAATTAACAGCAAATGCATTTTTGGCGCAAAGAATAAGTTCAATAAATTCAATTTCGGCAATTTGTGAAGTTACAGGAGCAGATATAAAGGATGTTTCTTTTGCAATTGGAAAAGATAATAGAATTGGCTCTAAATTTTTAAAATCTGGGCCTGGATTTGGGGGGAGTTGTTTTAAAAAAGATATTTTAAACCTTGTTTACTTAGCTAAATTTTATGGACTAAATGAAGTTGCGGGTTACTGGAGGAAGGTAATTGAAATAAATTCTTGGCAACAAAAACGAATTTATGAAATCGTAGTAGAAAAGTTATTTGGGAATTTAGTAGATAAGAAAATTGCTATTTTAGGTTTTTCTTTTAAGGAAAATACAAATGATACGAGAGAGTCTCCTGCTATTTCCATATGCAGAAATCTAATAAATGAGGGAGCTTTTCTGTCTATAAATGATGAAAAAGTTACTGAAGAAGATATAGAAAAAAGTCTTAAAAAAGATAATTTTGTTTATGGATTTAACAAAAATGAACCTTGTTGGGAATTTCAATCAAACTTATATAGTGCATTTGAAAATGCCCACGCAGTCATTATACTAACTTCTTGGGATAAATATAAAGCTATTGACTGGGAAAGAGTATCTTTAAGTGTTAAATCACCTTTTTGGGTATTTGATACAAGATCAATATTAGATATCAAAAACATACAAGATTTAGGATTTAATTTTTGGCAATTAGGTTTTGGCAATAATAATTAG